The sequence TCAGGCGGGCGTAGGTGCGCTTCACGCCGGGATAGGTGCGCTCGCAGTCCTCGCGCCGCACGACGGGATAGATCAGGCCCGCATCGGGCGCGGCCCGCAGCACGTCGGAAAGCTGCGCTGCCGTCAGCATCGGAATATCGGCGGTAATGACCAGGACGCGCTGTTCCGGCTGCTGCATCAGGCCCAGCGCCGCCACACCGACTTCCAGATTCCCGATCAGGGTGCCGTGATCGGTGACGCGCACATCGACCAATCCCTCACCGCCCGGCGGCACCGGCCCGACGTAGGCGACGCGCCCGATATCAGGGCAGTCGCGCAGCGCCCGCAGCACATACAGCGCCATCGGCTGTCCGTGAATGGCGATCAGCGGTTTGACCGCCGCGCCGTGTGCCGCAGCAAAAGGATCGCCGGGATCGCCGCCGCCCAGCACCACCGCATTCCAGCGCCGTGCCGTGGACGCCGCCGGGCCAGCCGACAGGGGAGCCTGTGCGCTCTGAGGAAAGGCAGTCATGGGAGGCAGAGTAGCAACCCCTGACGCCGTTGACAAAGAAGGAGAGCCGTTGACGGAGACGTAGCCGGGAACGACTGCCGTGCGGCCTTCCTTACTTCAGCGGCGTCTGCTGGTATGCCTCGACGAAGCGGTTCAGCATGCCCAGCCCCGTTTCCAGACTGTCTAACTGCACCCATTCGTCTTCGCGGTGGGCATTTCCGCCCCGGTACACGCCCAGCGCAATGGCCGGAACACCGTGCGGCACGGCGGCATTGGCATCGGTACTGCTGGCGGCAGTTCGCAGCTCGATCCCAGACGGCTGGGCAGCGCGGCGGGCCAGCATCAGCACTTCGTCGCTTCTCAGGTCGCCACCGGGTCGGTCACCCACCAGTGTGAGCTGCACACTCACGCCCGCCTGCCGCGCCGCACCCTCGACGGCGTGGCGGGCACGCGTGTCCAGGTTCGCCAGATGCGCGGCGTCGAGCGATCTCAGGTCGAGCAGCAGTTCGGCGGTTCCGGCGATGCTGTTCACGCTGGTGCCGCCCTCGGCCAGCCCCACATTCAGCGTGGTGCGCGGATGAGCAGGCAGCGGCAGGCTGTACAGCGCGGTGATCGCCAGTCCCAGCGCATGCAGGGCGCTCGGAGCCTGATCGCCCCAGGAATGCCCGCCCGGCCCGGTAAACAGGGCGCGGTATCGCCGCACGCCCACCGCCCGCGTGACTGCGATGCCCAGATAGCCGTCGATGGCGACGAACGCTGCCAGTTCGGAGGAATGCTGCGCCAGCAGGTGCTTGGCTCCGATCAGGTCGCCCAGCCCTTCCTCGCCTACATTGGCGGCCACCCACAGCGGGCGGCGCAGCCGTGAGGTGTCCAGGCCCCGCAGAAAGGCCGTCATGATCGCCAGACTGGCGCTGTTGTCGCCCACTCCCGGCCCCACCAGCCGGTTGCCGTGCGTGCTGACCGTCACGTCGGTCCCCGAGGAAAAGACGGTGTCGAGGTGGGCGGCCAGCATCAGGGCGCGGCCTGTCGGGGGGCCGAGACGGGCGATCACGTTGCCCGCTGCGTCGATGGTGGCGGCGTGTCCGGCTTCCTGCCACAGAGACGCCAGCAGACGCGCCCGCGCTTCCTCCTCGAAGGTGGGCGCGGGCGTCTGAGCAATGCGGATCAGCAGGGCGGCAAGGTCTTCGGCGGGCACGCGGCTCAGTGTAGCGCCACGTTTCTTCCAGAACAGCCTTATCCCTTGCAGGCGACGGGCTGTGTCTTATCTGAACTGCCGCTGATAACCTTCAGGGTCAGGTACTGGACAGGTCAGTGGCGCAGCAGGCGGCTGCCGATAATACCGGCCAGTCCGACCAGACCAGCTTTGACCAGCGGGCTGCTGAGCATACCGCCCTGAGCGAAGGCAGCTTCCAGAGGGCTCTGGCCGTTGGCAGTCGCGGGGGCCTGGGCACTCTTGGTATAGGCATCGACCAGATCGTGATCGTTGTTCGGGTCGACCGACGTGACAGGCGTGGCCGGACTCTGCACCAGCGCTGTTCCGATGGCGCTCTTCTGGTCGGGCGACAGCTGCCCGAAGTAGTCGTGCATCATGCGGGTGCGGTCTTCGGGGGAGGCGTTCTGGAGATACTGCTGCACGTATGCAGCGGCTTCCTGAGGGCTGACCTTGCCGTCTCCGTCGGTATCTTGGGCGCTCGCCATCTTGGCATGAAGATCGTTGTTTTCGAAGAACATGTTGAAACCTCCTGTTGGGGATGAGCTGCCTTCAGCTTAGCGGGGTACATTCGGAACGCATGAGGTACGCCTTCAGGAGTGTTGATGGCAGGCCGATCCCGCGAGTCAGGTGAAGCGTCTGAAGATCGTATGAGTTCTGTCATACCCCCCTGCCTATACTCCCCACAGCATGAAGGAGCACCCACAGAGACAGGTTGACGACGCACGTCGAAAGCCTTCCAGTCAGACCCGATACCGGGGCGGCTGGAACACCCTGCGGTTCCAGTTCACACTGGTGATCTTTCTGCTGGCTTTTCTGCCCAATGCCGTCCTGACCATCGTATCGGGGCAGCGGGGCGACCTGATCGGAATCGCGGGGCTGTCGCTGGCGCTGTGGCTCAGTGCGGTGGCGATCCTGAGTGCCCTGATCGGCTGGATTCTGAGCGGGGCGCTGCTCAGACCGCTCAGCCGCCTGACCGGCGAACTGGGAAGCGGCGAGATGCAGATTCAGAACGGGCACGGCCTGAACGACGATCCGCGGGAAGTCCGGGCGCTCCGGGGCGCGTTCGGGGGGCTGCTGAGCCGCCTGCTGACCGAACAGGAACGTCGCAGCGCCTTCATGGCAACGCTGGTGCACGACCTCAAGACGCCCCTGATCGCCACAGGCCACCTGATTCACGCGCTGTCTGACCGCTCGCTGCCCGAGGGCGAGCGCGAGATGTTCAGCCAGCACCTGTTGGCCGAGAATGCCCGGCTGCTGGGGCTGGTGCAGCAGATGGCCGACGCGCACCGCTTCGAGCGCGACGAGGTACGCCTGACGCTGTTGCCGACCGATCTGCGGGCGCTGCTGGACACTGCCGCGATTCGCGAACGCAACCGCGCTACCGTGAAGGGCGTTGCGCTGACGGTCAGCGGGAACGGGCAGGCCGAGGTCGATCCTGCGGTGCTGGAGCGTGCCATCGGCAACCTGATCGATAACGCGCTGCGGTATGCCCACTCGTCCATCGAACTGCGCGTCACGTCCACGGGTCTTCAGGTGCGCGACGACGGCCCCGGTCTGCCCGAGCAGATGACGCTTCACAGTCTGGCGCAGCCCTTCAACGCCCAGCCGGTCGAAATTGCCGGACAGCGCTATACCGCCGGAACAGCGGGGCTGGGCCTGTACATCGTCAGGCGAATCGTCGAGGCGCACGGCGGAGAGCTGCGTTACAGCCGCGATATCGGGCAGGGCGGTCTGCAACAGACCGTGATGGAACTCGTCCTGCCCGCTGATTTTCAGCCGTCCGACCTGACCCCAGCCTCTCTGGATTCGGTCAGTGCACCTTTCGATGAGCCTTTGAATCCCGACTCTTCCATTCCTCAGCAAGTTCTTCCGTCTTCGTCTGTGCTGGTTCCTTTCTTTTCCACTCCGCAGTTCGCTGCATCCCAGGAGGTACATCCGTGAAACTAGTCATTGCCGACGATCACCCGCTGTTCTTGATGGGCCTGGGTTACGCTCTGCGCGACCAGGGATTTGAGGTGCTGGCGCAGGCCAGTGACGGCCTCTCGGCGCTCAGTGCCTGCCTGAAGTACGCCCCCGACGCTGCCCTGCTCGATGTCAAGATGCCCGGCATGACCGGTATCGAGGTCTGTGCCCGTCTGAAGCGTGACGCCCCTCATGTGGTCAGCATCCTGATCACCACTTTTTCCGAGCCAGCCATCGTGCAGGCGGCCCGCGACGCCGGAGCCAGAGGTTACGTGAGCAAAGAAACTCCCCCTGACGAACTTGCCCGCCAGCTCCGCGACATCGTGGCGCGGCCCGACATCAACCGGCTGCCTCAGGTCAATGTGCCGCGCCTGACTCCGCGTGAAACCGACGTGCTGCCGCTGCTCGCTCAGGGCTACAGCAACAAGGAGATTGCCCGCAGCCTGGGCGTCAGCCCCGATACCATCAAAGACCATCTGGCGCGGCTGTACACCAAGCTCGATGCAGGCGACCGAACCCAGGCCGTCAGCCGGGCACGCACGCTGGGCCTGATCGCCTGATATCGCAGCGCTCCGCAGGGCAGAGTTCCGGCACAAAAAAAGAAATAGAGAAAGAGAACAAAGAATATAGAGAACAGAGTGCTGTCACCGGCTGGCGCTCTGTTCTCTATTTCTTGATCGGTGTGCCGGTCAGATCGGCGCAGAGCGGCAGGCTGCCGAGCGTCTGGGTGCCGTCGGTGTTCGTCACCACTTCCTGCACGGCCAGATAGGTGCTGCCTGACAGCGTGGTGGTCAGCGCCTTGAAGGTCAGGCTGCCCGAGGCGTCGCTGGTGGCAGCCAGCACGCTGCCCAGGGTCTGCCCGTTCGACGTGCAGACGCCGCCGCTCACATCGGTGCCGGAAGCGTGATACGAGACGCCGTACAGCGTGCTGGGCTTGAGTTTGCTGGCGAGCAGCACGGTGCCGGTGTCGCCCGTGCTCAGCGGCGTGATGGTGGCGGTGCCGCCTGCCCCGCTGTAGGCCGTATCCGAGGGCAGCAGGTTGGTGAGGGCGTAGGTGCGGGCGCTGCCGGTCACGTTGGCCTGGTTGCAGGCGGCCAGGGCGCAGACGAGCAGGGGCAGCAGGGCACGCTTCAGAAGAAGACTGTTCATAGCTGTCTGTATGCTGCGCCCCGGCACGCCGGAATGGAAGCTGCCGCCCGTGCGCCACACTCACTGTCTTACACTGGCGGCATGGTTCACCATCCCAGCGGGAAAGACATCGGCAGGGCAGGAGGGCGGGCATGAAGGTGCGCTTTGCCGGGCGAACGGTGCGCGTGCGGATCGACGATCTGGAGGCCGATATGCTGCTGCTCGGAAAGCCGCTCGAACTGCGCCTCGACTGGCCCGGCGGCGGCTGGTCGCTGCGGCTGGAACCCCAGCAGTCGGGCGTGCAGGCAGCGGGCGGCGGAGCGCTGGTGGTGGGCCTCGCGGACGCCCTGAAGACGCTGCTCGATCCGCTGGAAGAAGGGGTGTCGCTGGACGCCTTCGGCGGCGATCTGAAATTCAGGATCGAGAAAGACTTCAGACCCGAACATCTGGTTTAGAGCACTGCGGGGCAGCGGCAGAAGAGTAGGAACAGCGTTCCTGTCGTGTTCTGCTCCCTTCCTCAAACCTGATCCCTAACGCCGTCTGTACCGTCCGGCCTGTTCGTCAACGTGCCCGCCGAGCGTCAGCATCATCAGGGCGACCTAGAGCTGGGCGTGGGTCAGCCCCGACTGCGCTTGAAGGTCGTCGAGGGTGGCAGGCTGGGCCAGCAGCTCCCACAGCCGCTGCTGCTCGGGCGGCAGATCGGGCATGGGGGCCGCGCCGGGGCCGTTCCAGCCGAATTCGTTCAGGATGTCCTGGGCGGTTTCTGTCAGCACGCCGCCCTCGCGCAGCAGGCGGTGTGGCCCCTGTGCCAGCGGGTCGCCTGCCCGCCCCGGCACCGCGAAGACTGTGCGCCCGCATTCCAGCGCATGCGTAGCCGTGATCATGGCTCCAGATTTGAACTCACCCTCCACGACTAGGGTACCCGCGCTCAGAGCGGCAATCAGGCGGTTGCGCTGAGGAAAGTTGTGAGCGGCGGGGCTGGTGCCCAGCGGGTACTCGCTGATGACCACCATCCGGCGCGATAGCCCTGCATTTTCGGGCGGGTACATCTGATCGAGGCCGCTGCCCAGAATGCCGATGCCGACGCCGCCCGCATTGACCGTTGCCGCGTGCGCCGCCGTATCGATGCCGCGTGCCAGCCCCGACACCACGATCACGCCCGCCCGCGTCAGGTCAGTGCTGATCTGGCCGGTCAGGTGCAGGGCGTGGGTGCTGGCTTTCCTGGTGCCGACCACGCCGATGGCACGTGGAACTGCCGCCAGGAGTGGTAAGTCTCCACTCACCCAGATCACGGCGGGCGGGTTGCCCAGGCTTTCCAGCGCCTCCGGATAGCCTTCCAGCCCACGCCCCAGCAGCGTGGCTCCGTACTCGGCGGCCCGCTCGATCTCCTGCGCCGCCTTGCTCGCTGGCCCCGCCGTTCCGATGGCCTGAAGCGCCTTCACGTCCATTCCCGGCACCTCGCGCAGTTCCGTCAGCGGCGTGCTCAGCACTTTCTGGGCCGAGCCGCAGAATGTCCGGAGAGACTCGACTCGGCGCGGCCCCAGCCCTGGCGTGAAGCGCAGCGTCAGCAGGGCCAGCAGTTCGGGGTCGGTGTGAACGGAGGAAGACGGCGTGGAAGGAACGGTCACGCCTTCAGGCTAGCGGAGGGCCGGGGAGACTGGAGCCACAGATGTAGGTGCAGACGTGCTGGGTACAGCTGTGCCGGGTGCCCAGCCGAACACCGACACGTTGGGGTAGCCCAGGCGGTGCAGCAGGCTCACCTGTTCCTGAAGCGCCGGTTTGCCCGCGCCCACCTGAATGCCGGGCCAGATGTTCGGGCCGGGAGAAAACCGCAGCGGAATCAGGGTGTAGAGCAGCGGGAGGGGGTAATACAGCATCGGCATGGCGGCGTCCAGACCGGGCCAGGCACGCCAGTTTTGCAGTGCGTCGGTGCCCCCGTACACGGCAGCGCTGACCATTCCCTGGCCGCCTGCTGCGCGGTAAGTGGCAATCAGGCGGGCAGCCAGATCGGTAATCAGGCTCTGCCGGTACTTTTCCCAGCTGGCCCGCGCCTCGGTAAATTCGCCGCTGGCGTCGTTGTTGGGAAAGGTGCGCGGATCGAGGCCCGTCTGCGCCTTAAAGCCTTCCAGCGCCGCCGGGTGATAACCGAAATCGGCCTCTCTGGGGTAGCGCAGGTAATCGAGGTGCAGGCCCACCTGCGGATATAGGCGGCCCAGTTCGGCAGTCAGGGCCGTCAGCACCGCGCCCACCTGCGGATCGGCGGGATCGACAAAGCCCAGATTGCTGAGTTGAAGGCTGGTCCTGCCGTCGCGGCTGAGGGTGGCCTCGCTGTCCTTCCAGAGTGGCGTGACCGGAATCCCGAAGCTGTCGGCAGGTCGCCAGTACAGCGTCTCGAACCACACGTTCAGCTTCAGCCCCTCGCGCACGGCTGCCGTGTTGGCGACGGCCAGTGCGTCGTAGCCGAGCTTGGAAGGGGCCACCGCCGAAGTCCAGACAGCCCGCCCATGATAGAAGCCTTCCAGCAGCACGT is a genomic window of Deinococcus ruber containing:
- a CDS encoding sensor histidine kinase; the encoded protein is MKEHPQRQVDDARRKPSSQTRYRGGWNTLRFQFTLVIFLLAFLPNAVLTIVSGQRGDLIGIAGLSLALWLSAVAILSALIGWILSGALLRPLSRLTGELGSGEMQIQNGHGLNDDPREVRALRGAFGGLLSRLLTEQERRSAFMATLVHDLKTPLIATGHLIHALSDRSLPEGEREMFSQHLLAENARLLGLVQQMADAHRFERDEVRLTLLPTDLRALLDTAAIRERNRATVKGVALTVSGNGQAEVDPAVLERAIGNLIDNALRYAHSSIELRVTSTGLQVRDDGPGLPEQMTLHSLAQPFNAQPVEIAGQRYTAGTAGLGLYIVRRIVEAHGGELRYSRDIGQGGLQQTVMELVLPADFQPSDLTPASLDSVSAPFDEPLNPDSSIPQQVLPSSSVLVPFFSTPQFAASQEVHP
- a CDS encoding family 10 glycosylhydrolase, with translation MRPLALLSSITLALFGSSLAQPAAPASRLALWLRPPATAQALDDTLSAAKRAGFTDVLLEGFYHGRAVWTSAVAPSKLGYDALAVANTAAVREGLKLNVWFETLYWRPADSFGIPVTPLWKDSEATLSRDGRTSLQLSNLGFVDPADPQVGAVLTALTAELGRLYPQVGLHLDYLRYPREADFGYHPAALEGFKAQTGLDPRTFPNNDASGEFTEARASWEKYRQSLITDLAARLIATYRAAGGQGMVSAAVYGGTDALQNWRAWPGLDAAMPMLYYPLPLLYTLIPLRFSPGPNIWPGIQVGAGKPALQEQVSLLHRLGYPNVSVFGWAPGTAVPSTSAPTSVAPVSPALR
- a CDS encoding NTP transferase domain-containing protein; translated protein: MTAFPQSAQAPLSAGPAASTARRWNAVVLGGGDPGDPFAAAHGAAVKPLIAIHGQPMALYVLRALRDCPDIGRVAYVGPVPPGGEGLVDVRVTDHGTLIGNLEVGVAALGLMQQPEQRVLVITADIPMLTAAQLSDVLRAAPDAGLIYPVVRREDCERTYPGVKRTYARLKDGTFTGGNLFLLDATLVPRFLPRLKAVLAARKQPLKLASLIGVGVLLRLLTGQLSIQQLQERVSSILGVSARALVTPHAAVGTDIDKPGDLELAKRSLPQP
- the dprA gene encoding DNA-processing protein DprA; protein product: MTVPSTPSSSVHTDPELLALLTLRFTPGLGPRRVESLRTFCGSAQKVLSTPLTELREVPGMDVKALQAIGTAGPASKAAQEIERAAEYGATLLGRGLEGYPEALESLGNPPAVIWVSGDLPLLAAVPRAIGVVGTRKASTHALHLTGQISTDLTRAGVIVVSGLARGIDTAAHAATVNAGGVGIGILGSGLDQMYPPENAGLSRRMVVISEYPLGTSPAAHNFPQRNRLIAALSAGTLVVEGEFKSGAMITATHALECGRTVFAVPGRAGDPLAQGPHRLLREGGVLTETAQDILNEFGWNGPGAAPMPDLPPEQQRLWELLAQPATLDDLQAQSGLTHAQL
- a CDS encoding response regulator transcription factor, whose amino-acid sequence is MKLVIADDHPLFLMGLGYALRDQGFEVLAQASDGLSALSACLKYAPDAALLDVKMPGMTGIEVCARLKRDAPHVVSILITTFSEPAIVQAARDAGARGYVSKETPPDELARQLRDIVARPDINRLPQVNVPRLTPRETDVLPLLAQGYSNKEIARSLGVSPDTIKDHLARLYTKLDAGDRTQAVSRARTLGLIA
- a CDS encoding M20/M25/M40 family metallo-hydrolase, whose translation is MPAEDLAALLIRIAQTPAPTFEEEARARLLASLWQEAGHAATIDAAGNVIARLGPPTGRALMLAAHLDTVFSSGTDVTVSTHGNRLVGPGVGDNSASLAIMTAFLRGLDTSRLRRPLWVAANVGEEGLGDLIGAKHLLAQHSSELAAFVAIDGYLGIAVTRAVGVRRYRALFTGPGGHSWGDQAPSALHALGLAITALYSLPLPAHPRTTLNVGLAEGGTSVNSIAGTAELLLDLRSLDAAHLANLDTRARHAVEGAARQAGVSVQLTLVGDRPGGDLRSDEVLMLARRAAQPSGIELRTAASSTDANAAVPHGVPAIALGVYRGGNAHREDEWVQLDSLETGLGMLNRFVEAYQQTPLK